The following are from one region of the Nicotiana tabacum cultivar K326 chromosome 3, ASM71507v2, whole genome shotgun sequence genome:
- the LOC107812011 gene encoding protein GRAVITROPIC IN THE LIGHT 1-like — MDSVRPTPVPTKSKLAKTFHRVIHGKKSSKPFSNNGFCLLIPQEKLRCCESQHFDKEEIEECKEHSKNKAVMEAFVAKLFATVSSVKAAYAELQLAQFPYNSEAIQVADQAVVNELKALSELKHSYLKKQIDSSPPHVTLMLAEIQEQQSVMKTYEITMKKMQGEIESKGYSISSLQNELQETIQNNKSLERKLNASGSFSILDNVKLSDVNPKDFIMVLHYAMRSIRNFVKFLIKEMESANWDIDAATNSIQNGVTFHKSNHRAFAFESFVCREIFSGFNEPAFSVQNDDSLFSGGTNRRSFFFEQFKKLKSVSVTHFLKQNPSSLFGKFLKAKYLHLVHPKMEFSFSGNLNQRKLVNSGEFPETEFFKVFSEMGRRVWLLHCLAFSFDQQVSIFQVRKSCRFSEVYMESVTDEIFSAAGGEFKVAFTVVPGFNVGKTVVQSQVYLSPITPPAKH; from the coding sequence ATGGATTCAGTGAGACCAACTCCAGTTCCAACTAAAAGCAAGCTAGCAAAGACATTTCACAGAGTAATCCATGGCAAAAAATCCTCAAAACCATTCTCAAATAATGGGTTCTGCCTCCTCATACCTCAAGAAAAGCTCAGGTGTTGTGAGTCCCAACACTTTGACAAAGAAGAAATTGAAGAGTGCAAAGAACATTCCAAGAACAAAGCTGTTATGGAAGCCTTCGTTGCTAAGCTTTTTGCCACAGTTTCCTCTGTTAAAGCTGCTTATGCTGAGCTTCAGTTAGCTCAGTTCCCTTATAACAGTGAAGCAATCCAAGTTGCAGATCAAGCTGTGGTAAATGAACTCAAAGCTTTATCTGAACTCAAACACAGTTACCTCAAAAAACAAATTGATTCTTCACCACCCCATGTAACCCTAATGCTTGCTGAGATTCAAGAACAGCAATCTGTCATGAAAACTTACGAAATTACTATGAAGAAAATGCAAGGTGAAATTGAGTCCAAAGGGTACAGCATATCTTCTCTCCAAAATGAGCTACAAGAAACCATTCAAAACAACAAATCATTAGAGAGAAAGCTTAATGCTAGTGGATCATTTTCTATTCTTGATAATGTCAAGTTATCTGACGTAAACCCTAAAGATTTTATCATGGTTTTGCACTATGCCATGAGATCTATACGCAACTTTGTCAAGTTCTTGATTAAAGAAATGGAGTCTGCTAACTGGGATATTGACGCTGCTACAAACTCTATTCAAAATGGTGTCACTTTCCACAAGAGTAATCACAGGGCTTTTGCCTTTGAGTCCTTTGTTTGCAGGGAGATTTTCAGTGGGTTTAACGAGCCTGCATTTTCTGTTCAGAACGACGATTCTTTATTTTCCGGTGGAACAAATCGCCGGAGTTTCTTCTTTGAACAGTTCAAGAAGCTGAAATCTGTGAGTGTAACCCATTTTCTCAAGCAGAATCCTTCTTCTCTGTTTGGAAAATTCTTGAAGGCTAAATACCTTCATTTGGTTCATCCAAAAATGGAGTTTTCATTCTCCGGGAACTTGAATCAGAGGAAGCTTGTGAACTCCGGCGAGTTCCCGGAAACAGAGTTCTTCAAGGTTTTTAGCGAGATGGGGCGGCGTGTGTGGCTTTTGCATTGCTTAGCCTTCTCTTTTGATCAACAAGTTAGCATTTTTCAAGTGAGGAAGAGCTGTAGATTTTCTGAGGTTTACATGGAAAGTGTCACGGACGAGATTTTTTCAGCTGCCGGCGGCGAGTTCAAAGTGGCATTCACGGTGGTTCCGGGGTTTAATGTTGGGAAAACGGTGGTACAAAGTCAGGTATATTTATCTCCGATCACTCCGCCGGCCAAGCACTAA